A region from the Nitrospinota bacterium genome encodes:
- a CDS encoding insulinase family protein — translation MSFETDQTYFGFKLLKKEYLKELKTPALFFKHEGNGAEVLAMENDDDNKVFSISFRTPPENDRGVAHILEHSVLCGSKKYPLKEPFIELIKGSLQTFLNAMTFPDKTMYPLASRNHKDFRNLMNVYLDAVFYPHITEETFMQEGWHYELESSEQEMIYKGVVLNEMKGVFSSPESIIDRYLSHSLFPKTTYGYESGGDPLAIPDLTYEEFKEFHRKYYHPSNSRIFLYGDGNTLEHLEFIQENYLKKFDRMEVDSSIKLQRRFSKPKRKVIHYPVSKDESLDQKTFVITGLKLGKATDHEHCMAFNILSHLLLGTSASPLRKALMDSELGSEVIGGGFDDQRAETLFAVGLKGTEVDREEKILDLVFSTLRGLVENGIEEDMIDSAVNSAEFRLREANFGGFAKGIVYNIQALSSWLYDADPTMHLKYDALMRKIKRKSKEGYFEKLIARHLLNNNHQSTLVAIPKPGLAKQQDAKVRKKLKAIKSSLKPEEIDQVVERTKKLQQLQMTPDSPEALATLPSLELEDIPSQGEEYPIEIKNESSPKILLHDLFTNKIAYIQIGFNAHTVPMELIQYLPLFGRIILGMGTKKRSYTEMSKLLGIHTGGVRPWHFSSTPIADRHQVMSYVFFNGKAVMEKLDTLFDIFAEFLGEFSFDNHKRLVEIIRSAKADMEDTIVPHGNQYVLSRLQSYQSRLGQFDELTDGIAYFKFLEQLLERAEKNPAEVADKYRQLADFMFTRENALFNITLEGKDYPKIQKKIDGLMEVIPDKSRELAEWKLDPVPNDEGFLTASTVQYVGKGANLYDLGFEHSGSFSALKSLLSTGFLWEKVRMQGGAYGSSSSFDFYTGDFGLVSYRDPNLTETLDIYDQIAGYIANLDLPDEEMKKLIIGCIGRLDPPLTPDRKGSSSMVDHLTGRTHAMRQKFREELLATRLEDLKAHADLFQKIKESGRVCVLGNEEKIKKAKPLFKELVNIFN, via the coding sequence ATGAGCTTTGAAACGGATCAGACCTACTTTGGCTTTAAACTCCTCAAAAAAGAATATCTAAAGGAATTAAAAACTCCGGCGTTGTTTTTCAAGCATGAAGGCAATGGCGCGGAGGTGTTGGCCATGGAGAACGATGACGACAACAAAGTCTTCAGTATTTCCTTTCGCACTCCTCCCGAAAACGACCGGGGCGTGGCGCATATTCTGGAGCACAGTGTCCTTTGTGGGTCTAAAAAGTATCCCTTGAAAGAACCGTTCATTGAACTCATCAAGGGAAGCCTGCAAACTTTTTTGAACGCCATGACCTTTCCCGACAAAACCATGTACCCGCTGGCCAGCCGCAACCACAAGGATTTTAGAAACTTGATGAACGTGTATCTGGATGCGGTGTTTTACCCGCATATCACGGAAGAAACCTTCATGCAGGAGGGCTGGCACTATGAGCTGGAATCGTCAGAGCAAGAGATGATTTATAAGGGTGTTGTGCTCAATGAGATGAAGGGGGTTTTTTCCAGCCCGGAAAGTATCATCGACCGATACCTGTCCCATTCCCTTTTTCCCAAGACCACCTATGGGTATGAATCCGGTGGAGACCCTCTGGCGATTCCTGATTTGACCTACGAGGAGTTTAAGGAATTTCACAGGAAATATTATCATCCATCCAACAGCCGGATTTTCCTTTATGGCGATGGCAACACGCTGGAGCACCTGGAGTTTATTCAGGAAAATTATCTGAAAAAATTTGACCGTATGGAAGTGGATTCCTCGATAAAACTGCAGCGGAGATTCAGCAAGCCCAAGCGCAAAGTCATTCACTATCCGGTTTCCAAGGACGAGTCTCTGGATCAAAAAACTTTCGTTATTACCGGGCTCAAGCTGGGAAAAGCTACGGACCACGAACATTGCATGGCGTTCAATATATTGAGCCATCTATTGCTGGGGACCTCGGCTTCCCCGTTGCGCAAGGCTTTGATGGATTCTGAGCTGGGCAGTGAAGTGATTGGCGGCGGGTTTGACGATCAACGGGCCGAGACTTTATTTGCCGTGGGCCTGAAGGGAACGGAAGTGGACCGGGAAGAAAAAATATTGGATCTGGTCTTTTCCACTTTACGCGGACTGGTGGAGAATGGAATTGAAGAAGACATGATCGATTCGGCTGTGAATAGTGCCGAGTTCCGTCTGCGTGAGGCAAATTTCGGTGGCTTTGCAAAAGGCATTGTCTATAACATTCAGGCGCTCAGTTCCTGGTTGTATGATGCGGACCCCACCATGCACTTGAAATATGACGCCCTCATGAGAAAGATCAAAAGAAAATCCAAAGAAGGTTATTTCGAAAAATTGATCGCGCGGCATTTATTGAATAACAACCACCAAAGCACCCTGGTGGCGATTCCAAAACCCGGTCTGGCTAAACAGCAGGACGCCAAGGTTCGCAAAAAACTCAAAGCGATCAAGTCATCGCTTAAGCCTGAAGAAATCGATCAAGTTGTGGAACGAACTAAAAAGCTTCAGCAATTGCAAATGACTCCCGATAGCCCTGAAGCTCTTGCGACCTTGCCCAGCCTGGAATTGGAAGACATTCCCAGCCAGGGGGAGGAATACCCCATCGAAATAAAAAACGAATCGTCTCCCAAGATTCTTTTGCATGATTTGTTCACCAACAAAATTGCCTATATTCAGATTGGGTTCAACGCGCATACGGTACCGATGGAATTGATTCAATACCTGCCTTTATTTGGCCGGATAATTCTGGGCATGGGAACCAAAAAGCGCAGTTATACGGAAATGTCGAAACTGCTCGGCATCCATACCGGCGGGGTGCGGCCCTGGCATTTTTCATCCACCCCGATTGCGGACCGGCACCAGGTGATGTCTTATGTGTTTTTCAACGGCAAAGCCGTTATGGAAAAGCTCGACACGCTGTTCGATATTTTTGCCGAGTTTTTAGGGGAGTTTAGTTTTGACAATCACAAACGTCTGGTGGAAATTATCCGCAGCGCCAAGGCGGATATGGAAGACACCATTGTCCCGCATGGCAACCAGTACGTCCTGTCCCGCTTGCAGTCCTACCAATCCCGGTTGGGTCAGTTTGATGAACTCACCGATGGGATCGCCTATTTTAAATTTCTTGAGCAGTTGCTGGAGCGCGCAGAGAAAAATCCCGCTGAAGTGGCGGACAAATACCGTCAATTGGCGGACTTTATGTTCACCCGGGAAAACGCCTTGTTCAATATCACTCTGGAAGGCAAGGATTATCCAAAAATTCAGAAAAAAATAGATGGGTTGATGGAAGTGATCCCTGATAAATCCAGGGAATTGGCAGAGTGGAAACTTGATCCTGTTCCCAATGATGAGGGCTTTCTCACTGCAAGTACGGTTCAGTATGTGGGCAAGGGCGCCAATTTGTATGACCTGGGATTTGAGCACAGCGGTTCATTTAGCGCCCTGAAATCTCTTCTGAGCACAGGTTTCCTGTGGGAGAAAGTTCGCATGCAGGGCGGGGCTTACGGAAGCTCCAGCTCCTTCGATTTCTATACGGGAGATTTCGGCCTGGTTTCTTACCGGGACCCCAACTTGACGGAAACGCTGGATATATACGATCAGATTGCGGGCTATATTGCCAATCTGGACTTGCCGGATGAGGAGATGAAAAAACTAATCATCGGTTGTATTGGCAGGCTCGATCCGCCCCTCACGCCTGATAGAAAAGGGTCCTCATCTATGGTCGATCATTTGACGGGACGGACGCATGCCATGCGACAAAAATTCCGCGAGGAATTATTGGCCACCCGTCTGGAGGATTTAAAAGCCCACGCCGATCTGTTTCAGAAAATCAAGGAATCTGGAAGGGTGTGTGTGTTGGGCAACGAGGAAAAAATAAAAAAAGCCAAGCCGCTCTTTAAGGAGCTGGTGAATATATTTAATTGA
- a CDS encoding glycosyl hydrolase family 18 protein, translated as MRKHLYRRRTAVFILSIFLIAWSIRAVEAGSSIQFGGWVTYWDFKRGMQTVDQESGVYQDIFLFSTQLNSEGTPIVVNSAVIDYQDAVKHLKASGFKPWMTIVNDVQAIDGKKSILKDANLVHKILSDDVSRLKHRLEIVDLAESYGVSGVDIDYENLLPDDRLLFTRFISELSADLKKRNLSLSVTVQPKTWNRSTLGQGTMDWSEICQHADRLQIMLYNLHNPKTQPGPVATLEWISKVLNHAKSQCAVKTIVPVLKVSGMHWGANKNEAIQYDQAMQLKTKHDAQIERESTSQVPFFSYKTKDDNGIVYYEDAHSLKIKVEQIRELGFNKVMFWSFGRQDPELTRELKAQFKNGNP; from the coding sequence ATGCGAAAACATCTCTACAGGCGGCGGACAGCGGTTTTTATTCTCAGCATTTTTCTCATTGCCTGGTCCATCAGAGCAGTGGAGGCTGGTTCCTCCATCCAATTTGGCGGGTGGGTGACTTACTGGGATTTCAAACGCGGAATGCAAACTGTCGATCAAGAAAGTGGAGTCTATCAGGATATTTTTCTGTTTTCCACCCAGCTGAATTCTGAGGGAACCCCCATCGTGGTTAATTCAGCAGTCATCGATTATCAGGATGCGGTAAAGCACTTAAAAGCTTCCGGTTTCAAACCCTGGATGACGATTGTCAATGATGTTCAAGCAATCGATGGCAAGAAATCGATTCTCAAGGACGCCAACCTCGTTCATAAAATTTTATCGGATGACGTTTCGCGTCTCAAGCACCGCCTGGAAATTGTTGACTTGGCTGAAAGCTATGGTGTCTCAGGAGTCGATATCGATTACGAGAACTTATTGCCTGACGACCGGCTTCTATTCACCCGTTTCATTTCCGAGCTGTCCGCCGATTTAAAAAAACGCAATCTATCCTTATCCGTCACCGTCCAACCCAAAACCTGGAATCGGTCCACCTTGGGCCAGGGGACAATGGATTGGTCTGAAATCTGCCAGCACGCGGACCGATTGCAGATCATGCTGTACAATTTACACAATCCAAAAACCCAACCGGGTCCGGTGGCAACGCTTGAATGGATTTCCAAAGTTCTTAATCATGCTAAAAGTCAATGCGCAGTAAAAACCATCGTGCCCGTCCTCAAAGTCAGCGGAATGCACTGGGGCGCCAATAAAAATGAAGCGATTCAATACGACCAAGCCATGCAATTAAAAACCAAACACGACGCTCAAATCGAACGGGAATCGACCAGTCAGGTTCCATTTTTTTCTTACAAAACAAAAGATGACAACGGGATCGTCTATTATGAAGACGCTCACAGTCTGAAAATTAAAGTCGAGCAGATTCGGGAGTTGGGATTCAACAAGGTGATGTTTTGGAGTTTCGGCAGGCAGGACCCGGAGTTGACCAGGGAATTAAAAGCCCAGTTTAAAAACGGTAACCCATGA
- a CDS encoding exodeoxyribonuclease III — protein MKIYSWNVNGVRAVLKKGFWDWFETESPDILCLQETKAQPDDLHDGILEPPGYHAVWNSAERKGYSGVVTFSKEKPKSVALGIGVPKFDMEGRVIRTEHDGFDLLNVYFPNGTSGPERLQYKMDFYDAFLEHCESLRSEGKKLVIAGDVNTAHKPIDLKNAKANEKNSGFLPEERAWIDKFVAHGYVDTLRINHPEPDQYTWWTYRANARQRNIGWRIDYFFVTEDLVTKVEDAFIQPEVMGSDHCPVGLEIRAG, from the coding sequence ATAAAAATCTATAGCTGGAATGTGAATGGCGTGCGTGCGGTTTTGAAGAAAGGGTTTTGGGATTGGTTTGAGACTGAGTCCCCTGATATTTTATGTCTTCAGGAAACCAAGGCGCAACCTGATGATCTGCACGATGGAATTCTTGAGCCGCCAGGCTATCATGCGGTGTGGAATTCGGCGGAGCGCAAGGGGTATAGCGGCGTGGTGACTTTCAGCAAGGAAAAACCGAAGTCGGTTGCGCTGGGTATTGGCGTCCCGAAGTTCGATATGGAGGGAAGGGTCATTCGCACGGAGCATGATGGATTTGACCTGCTGAATGTATATTTCCCGAATGGCACCAGCGGTCCTGAAAGATTGCAATACAAGATGGACTTTTACGATGCCTTTCTGGAGCATTGCGAATCTTTACGGTCTGAGGGGAAAAAACTGGTCATCGCCGGGGATGTCAACACGGCTCACAAGCCCATTGACTTGAAAAACGCCAAGGCCAATGAAAAAAATTCAGGGTTTCTTCCTGAAGAAAGAGCCTGGATCGATAAATTCGTCGCCCACGGATATGTGGACACTCTGCGTATCAATCATCCGGAGCCTGATCAGTACACCTGGTGGACCTACCGCGCCAATGCGCGGCAGAGAAATATCGGCTGGCGGATCGACTATTTTTTTGTCACCGAGGATTTAGTGACGAAAGTGGAGGATGCCTTCATTCAGCCGGAGGTGATGGGTTCGGATCACTGTCCCGTAGGGCTGGAAATTAGAGCCGGGTGA